One stretch of Falsibacillus pallidus DNA includes these proteins:
- a CDS encoding ATP-binding protein, translated as MTTKEVIILFLALLVIVLSYAVARVGQKRRDESSELLHYEEKMQEVQLDLQETVRQQQGMILKFKKQGNEFVHTLCDGELLNRMAFKSSDIVGKTLHEILPKDEADFKFSSYDRAWNGENTEYEGNINGIEYVAALRPVIRDGKVIEVIGSCIDITDRKRVEKKLKAKEQLYRTVLSTMSEAIIIIDQNGSISSMNQNARDMLLVKEESSITKLSQLKIKVKKESGKRISIQTLQTMLIKRQHMDFDGLILGIKLEGAKFKWISINAKPLKLEEEKTAALISFTDITFQKDQELKLREAFVTQRTMIDNLNVGIFMTDEHRRLTLYNTRFAEMFGLRNLSEKVGRHGREIHSLFYQDTGYLEEKVTRILDEKEPDSAEIRLLNARNYIRRYVPIKIENEFRGNLWTLEDITERYEMEGALRKAKETAEKANLAKSDFLSKMSHELRTPLNGILGFAQLLELDGSLKEQQKSFVSEILSGGRHLLELMTEILDFSRIEMGAMKMSPDSVNVSVILNEAIRMFLPLAESKGIDVLLRLDECSPISVMADPTRLKQVFINLMDNALKYNKAGGSVTVTCKVKEENVEIHFIDSGIGLSESEIEKIFKPFYRVEGTLVEGVGIGLSLVKQLIKMMDASISVSSEEGKGSDFCVSLKVDSKEANKEKRALTLPEEVIRHSEKKKILYIEDQASNIHLVEEIVKVYPWMELHTAMTGEEGISKSWSGDMDLILLDIHLPDCTGFDIIKILKSNDKTKEIPVIALSANALNADIERAAQSGFHTYIVKPIQIQPFLKTITEVLGKDMGTGSLSRSTN; from the coding sequence ATGACAACCAAGGAAGTGATCATTTTATTTCTAGCGCTGCTGGTTATTGTTCTATCTTATGCGGTTGCCAGGGTCGGCCAAAAAAGGCGCGATGAATCTTCGGAATTACTTCATTATGAAGAAAAGATGCAGGAAGTTCAGCTTGATCTGCAGGAAACGGTCAGGCAGCAGCAGGGAATGATCCTGAAATTCAAGAAACAGGGGAATGAGTTTGTCCATACCCTCTGCGATGGCGAGCTGTTGAATCGGATGGCTTTCAAATCGTCGGATATCGTCGGGAAGACCTTGCACGAGATTTTGCCCAAGGATGAAGCAGATTTTAAATTCTCCAGCTACGATCGGGCTTGGAATGGCGAAAATACAGAATATGAAGGAAACATTAACGGAATTGAATATGTAGCCGCTTTGAGGCCAGTGATCCGCGATGGAAAGGTCATTGAAGTCATTGGATCCTGTATCGACATTACCGACCGCAAACGTGTTGAAAAGAAGCTGAAGGCAAAAGAGCAGCTGTACCGCACCGTTTTAAGTACGATGTCAGAAGCAATCATCATCATTGACCAAAATGGCTCAATCAGCAGCATGAATCAAAATGCGAGAGATATGCTTTTGGTCAAAGAAGAAAGTTCGATAACAAAGCTCTCGCAACTGAAAATCAAAGTGAAAAAAGAATCAGGGAAGCGGATTTCTATACAGACCCTTCAAACCATGTTAATCAAGCGGCAGCACATGGATTTTGATGGGCTTATTTTAGGAATCAAGCTTGAAGGGGCTAAATTTAAATGGATCTCCATTAATGCAAAGCCTCTGAAACTGGAAGAAGAAAAAACAGCCGCCCTCATTTCCTTTACCGATATCACTTTTCAAAAAGACCAGGAATTGAAGCTTAGAGAAGCATTTGTCACCCAGAGAACCATGATCGACAATTTGAATGTAGGGATATTCATGACTGATGAGCATAGACGCCTTACCCTCTACAATACTCGATTTGCTGAGATGTTCGGGCTAAGGAATTTAAGCGAAAAAGTCGGTAGGCATGGCAGGGAAATTCATTCGCTGTTCTATCAGGACACTGGATATTTAGAAGAAAAGGTCACTAGGATTTTGGATGAAAAGGAACCTGATTCAGCGGAAATCCGGTTATTGAATGCACGCAATTATATAAGAAGGTATGTCCCGATTAAAATTGAAAATGAATTCAGGGGGAACTTGTGGACACTGGAGGACATTACAGAACGTTATGAAATGGAAGGTGCACTTAGGAAAGCAAAGGAGACCGCTGAAAAAGCGAACCTGGCCAAATCTGATTTCTTATCGAAAATGAGCCATGAACTTCGCACCCCTTTGAATGGCATCCTGGGTTTTGCGCAGCTCCTTGAACTAGATGGATCATTGAAAGAGCAGCAGAAATCTTTTGTCAGTGAGATCTTGAGCGGGGGAAGGCACCTGCTGGAATTAATGACGGAAATCCTTGATTTTTCTCGGATTGAAATGGGGGCGATGAAAATGTCTCCTGATTCGGTTAATGTTTCCGTCATCCTGAATGAAGCCATCCGGATGTTCCTTCCACTTGCAGAGTCAAAAGGTATTGATGTATTGCTGAGGCTTGATGAATGCAGCCCAATCAGTGTCATGGCAGATCCAACCCGTTTGAAGCAAGTCTTCATCAATCTAATGGATAACGCTTTGAAATACAATAAAGCAGGCGGGTCTGTAACAGTAACCTGCAAGGTCAAAGAAGAAAATGTGGAGATTCATTTCATCGATTCAGGGATCGGACTGTCCGAATCTGAAATAGAAAAGATCTTCAAACCATTCTATCGAGTAGAAGGAACACTTGTAGAAGGTGTGGGAATTGGCCTTTCGCTCGTGAAGCAGCTTATTAAGATGATGGATGCCAGCATATCGGTTTCCAGTGAAGAGGGCAAGGGAAGCGACTTCTGCGTCAGTTTGAAAGTGGATTCTAAAGAGGCGAACAAGGAGAAGCGTGCGTTAACCCTCCCAGAGGAAGTAATCCGCCATTCTGAAAAGAAAAAAATCCTTTATATCGAAGATCAGGCTTCTAATATTCATTTAGTGGAGGAAATCGTGAAAGTCTATCCATGGATGGAACTCCACACCGCGATGACTGGAGAAGAAGGGATTTCAAAATCCTGGTCCGGTGATATGGACTTGATCTTATTGGACATACACCTGCCCGACTGTACGGGCTTCGACATCATCAAAATCTTAAAATCAAACGATAAAACAAAAGAGATCCCGGTGATAGCCCTAAGCGCCAACGCCTTAAACGCAGACATTGAACGAGCAGCGCAAAGCGGGTTCCACACATACATCGTAAAGCCAATACAGATTCAGCCATTCCTCAAAACCATAACCGAAGTGCTCGGCAAAGACATGGGGACAGGTTCCTTGTCCCGTTCCACTAACTGA
- a CDS encoding LytR/AlgR family response regulator transcription factor has product MELLKVVIADDDKSSRTLLTHFIQPMPHLELVGEAESSDELILKVVQLKPDILLADIDMPGVNGLEAVKTCKTIFPHLQVIFTTGYEEFAVEAFRISAVDYVVKPIEQNRLNEAIEKAGKNIHRLQTHPADIEEKKADMLSVKQQNEYFFLKMDDILFLEKEGRKTIIHTRKERIETTEPLHEMEEHLPSYFSKTHRSYIVNLSQVFMIEASGETFLAHFKDSEKKAYISKLKIHEIQGILNH; this is encoded by the coding sequence ATGGAACTATTGAAGGTAGTCATTGCCGATGATGACAAGTCTTCCCGCACGCTTCTCACCCATTTCATTCAACCGATGCCTCATCTTGAATTGGTTGGTGAAGCGGAAAGCAGTGATGAACTAATACTGAAAGTCGTACAGTTGAAGCCGGATATCCTTCTGGCCGATATTGATATGCCTGGTGTAAATGGATTGGAGGCGGTGAAGACGTGCAAGACCATTTTTCCGCATCTTCAAGTGATTTTCACGACTGGCTACGAGGAGTTTGCCGTTGAAGCTTTTCGCATTTCGGCGGTTGACTACGTCGTGAAGCCGATTGAACAAAATCGATTGAACGAAGCGATTGAAAAAGCTGGGAAGAACATCCATCGTCTTCAAACTCATCCAGCCGATATTGAGGAGAAGAAGGCAGACATGCTGTCCGTTAAACAGCAGAATGAGTATTTCTTTTTGAAAATGGACGACATTCTTTTTCTCGAAAAAGAAGGAAGGAAGACGATTATCCATACCCGGAAAGAGCGGATTGAGACGACGGAGCCCCTGCATGAAATGGAGGAGCATCTGCCATCCTATTTCAGCAAGACTCACCGATCCTATATTGTGAACCTCAGCCAAGTGTTCATGATTGAAGCGTCCGGGGAAACATTTTTGGCCCATTTTAAAGATTCGGAGAAAAAAGCCTATATCTCCAAACTGAAAATCCATGAAATACAAGGGATATTAAATCATTAG
- a CDS encoding LytR/AlgR family response regulator transcription factor, with protein MSIIKVLLADDHADGIEIMEHFMGKLVDFYILGSCANGEELVHTALELNPDLIIADINMPIKNGMEAMKECAEFNPGLKFIFVTGYDEFAVGAFHMEAVDYIVKPLEKNRFYQALDKAKEIILAERQVTQGMVEKLDRLPIKAQQKTYYIPFADIYFIEKSGVKCLVYTKERVYETSEILGNLQEKLNNSFFLAHRSYVVNLKKISHITPQKETFVAYFHDFDMQASISKLKINELKELMEIQN; from the coding sequence ATGAGTATAATCAAAGTCCTGCTGGCAGATGACCATGCTGACGGAATCGAAATCATGGAGCACTTCATGGGAAAGCTGGTTGATTTTTATATTTTAGGTTCCTGCGCCAATGGGGAAGAACTGGTCCATACTGCCCTCGAACTAAATCCTGATTTAATCATTGCAGATATTAATATGCCAATTAAAAATGGAATGGAAGCAATGAAGGAATGCGCTGAGTTCAATCCAGGGCTGAAATTTATTTTTGTAACAGGCTATGATGAGTTTGCGGTCGGAGCATTTCACATGGAAGCCGTTGACTACATCGTCAAACCGCTGGAAAAAAATCGTTTCTATCAAGCACTCGATAAAGCAAAGGAAATCATATTAGCGGAAAGGCAAGTCACTCAAGGAATGGTGGAAAAGCTCGATAGGCTGCCAATCAAAGCCCAGCAAAAGACATATTATATTCCGTTTGCGGATATATACTTTATTGAAAAAAGCGGTGTCAAATGCTTGGTCTATACAAAAGAAAGAGTCTATGAAACATCTGAAATCCTCGGAAATCTTCAGGAAAAGCTAAATAATTCTTTCTTTTTGGCCCATCGCTCATATGTGGTCAATCTAAAGAAAATCTCGCATATTACCCCACAGAAAGAGACATTTGTTGCCTATTTTCATGATTTTGATATGCAAGCGAGCATCTCGAAGCTTAAGATAAACGAATTGAAAGAGTTAATGGAAATTCAAAATTAG
- a CDS encoding GAF domain-containing sensor histidine kinase, whose protein sequence is MNELIKHFTSKKSSEETMEEKYKKLLLLYKSLSHMIYKEDPKDVLDSLFQAISDYLDLDIYFNYIFDEATGKLHLMNSYGIDENSVKEAECLELGEFVCGTVAEEQERCIVQHVDESLDEKVQFIKGLGLKSYVCHPLMAYGKLIGTLSFGSFRRSTFSPEEIEFIYTICNGVAITLDRTFLIRDLKKSKEEAEKANRIKTEFLSMMSHEFRTPLNSILGFAQILEDDLEAPLSSMQEKRVKRILTSGRQLLKLINEMLDIARYDAPPAKRFMEPVMIVAMIRKCVDRIKPDAEAKGISITHDLTDVMEESVWGVSIRLEQVVGNLLVNAVKYNKWGGNIHIKCRRHTETVVLIIKDTGIGIPADELEHIFTPFYRIHNEETNIEGTGIGLAIVKKLINEMDGEAGVESVLGEGSTFWITMKLVHDRKVDERSDEYNQSPAGR, encoded by the coding sequence ATGAACGAGCTGATCAAACATTTCACATCTAAAAAAAGTTCGGAAGAGACAATGGAAGAAAAATATAAAAAACTCCTGCTTCTCTATAAATCCCTTAGCCACATGATTTATAAAGAAGATCCAAAGGATGTTCTGGACTCATTATTCCAAGCTATATCCGATTACCTGGACCTCGATATTTATTTTAACTATATATTCGATGAAGCGACTGGGAAATTGCACCTCATGAATTCATATGGCATCGATGAAAATTCAGTAAAAGAAGCGGAGTGCCTGGAACTGGGGGAATTTGTTTGTGGTACGGTGGCTGAGGAGCAGGAACGCTGCATCGTTCAACATGTGGATGAATCGCTTGATGAAAAAGTTCAATTCATAAAGGGGCTGGGTTTGAAATCCTATGTCTGCCACCCATTGATGGCATATGGAAAATTGATTGGGACCCTTTCATTTGGGTCTTTTCGCCGTTCTACTTTTTCCCCTGAAGAGATTGAGTTCATCTACACCATCTGTAATGGGGTAGCGATCACATTGGATCGGACCTTTTTGATAAGGGATTTGAAGAAAAGCAAGGAAGAGGCAGAGAAAGCAAATCGGATTAAGACAGAATTCCTTTCTATGATGAGCCATGAATTCAGGACCCCGCTGAACTCCATTTTAGGATTCGCGCAGATTCTTGAGGATGATTTGGAGGCCCCATTGAGCAGCATGCAGGAAAAAAGGGTGAAAAGGATCCTGACATCCGGGAGGCAGCTGTTGAAGCTCATCAATGAAATGCTTGATATCGCCAGATACGATGCTCCGCCTGCAAAACGCTTCATGGAGCCTGTCATGATTGTAGCCATGATCCGGAAATGTGTAGACAGGATTAAGCCCGATGCTGAAGCGAAGGGTATTTCCATCACACATGATTTAACAGATGTAATGGAAGAGTCCGTCTGGGGAGTGTCTATCCGCCTTGAACAAGTAGTCGGCAATCTCTTAGTGAATGCAGTCAAATACAACAAATGGGGCGGAAATATTCATATTAAATGCAGACGCCATACGGAAACGGTCGTATTAATAATAAAGGATACAGGAATTGGGATTCCGGCAGATGAATTGGAACATATTTTCACCCCCTTCTACCGGATTCATAATGAAGAGACGAATATCGAAGGAACCGGAATCGGACTGGCCATTGTGAAGAAGCTGATCAATGAAATGGATGGCGAAGCGGGGGTGGAAAGTGTATTGGGAGAAGGGAGCACTTTCTGGATCACTATGAAGCTTGTCCACGATAGAAAGGTAGATGAAAGGTCCGATGAGTATAATCAAAGTCCTGCTGGCAGATGA
- a CDS encoding STAS domain-containing protein has translation MFKYELVKENEEMGTVYFKGDLDIEVAEFIEQELIPELGEFQTIHLDLADVSFVDSTGIGLLIHLIDSLKNQYLLKEVLIQNVQEAVQDVFEIIGFREIIGESAFV, from the coding sequence ATGTTCAAATATGAACTGGTCAAAGAGAATGAGGAAATGGGAACGGTCTACTTTAAAGGGGATTTAGATATAGAGGTCGCAGAATTCATTGAGCAGGAATTAATTCCGGAGCTGGGGGAATTCCAAACGATTCATTTAGACTTGGCGGATGTCTCATTTGTCGATTCTACGGGGATCGGCCTCTTGATCCATTTGATAGATTCGCTGAAGAATCAGTATCTTTTGAAGGAAGTATTGATTCAAAACGTACAGGAAGCTGTACAAGACGTCTTTGAAATCATAGGATTCCGGGAAATCATTGGGGAATCGGCTTTCGTCTAA
- a CDS encoding FapA family protein: MSQSIVSRGKCVNDAVEMGLTILGAAREEVSIEILEMETKKFLRAKPAVVRITKQKSSTKPKKEHNWESMIDEQLDDTSTSLEEVIEELFKEEKGLKGMVEIKNGQIIGQPSPTQFPTISTGKYIKLYKNGFLSEGTTIVEEGDHFEIKVDSEETETKWRIEMDSAHLAVTLHVEPGVKIIRSVKDCPPAQHVFLEAQEVRSSQNTLTYEAIINKLESLNVIHGFHHQEMMKAIETDKPGSFVVAKGIESIEGQNGYLEVISAFEDKENGPKKRANGTVDFREIRSVPSVSQGQVIALVHPPIPGIPGKTVTNKPLPAKQTFPLVIQTGKGVMLVETDGVGKLVASESGRPYLEKSGQLVKISIMQKMVYSGDVTIESGNIRFNGDVDILGNVENSMLVEADGVIQISENVNMATIISKSSVLISRNVIGSTISAGKDNMYISELVYILDAVEQNVGKLIQSIDQLRKVPAWKLSDYEKNGLLPLLKLLMEKKFSTLKGLIQQFLEIAEKGDQWISTDWKDMSEDLRMCFLSSIPNKWHSFDALHTLLHDLGVLHDQYKIADETGSAVELLYSLNSNIFSSGDVMVFGQGCYNSKVHAGGTVRINGVLRGGDVFAREGVFVKEAGSVSGVGTRIVVPQGKTISMNLAREGTVIQIGKVCHKFSQDVTHFSAYVDENGRIGFHSTGRESKLHVQI, from the coding sequence ATGAGTCAATCAATTGTATCCAGAGGAAAATGTGTCAACGATGCGGTCGAAATGGGGTTGACGATTTTAGGCGCTGCCCGTGAAGAGGTGTCGATTGAAATCCTTGAAATGGAAACGAAGAAATTTCTCCGTGCAAAGCCGGCTGTCGTCAGAATAACGAAACAAAAGTCCTCCACTAAACCAAAAAAAGAACACAATTGGGAATCAATGATCGATGAACAATTGGATGATACATCCACTTCATTAGAAGAAGTCATTGAAGAACTCTTCAAGGAAGAGAAGGGTCTAAAAGGCATGGTGGAGATTAAAAATGGCCAAATCATCGGACAGCCATCCCCAACACAATTCCCGACCATCAGTACAGGAAAATACATTAAACTTTATAAAAATGGCTTTCTATCTGAAGGAACGACCATCGTAGAGGAAGGCGACCACTTTGAAATCAAGGTGGATAGTGAGGAGACCGAAACGAAATGGCGCATCGAAATGGATTCTGCGCATCTCGCCGTTACCCTCCATGTCGAGCCGGGAGTGAAAATCATCCGCTCTGTAAAAGACTGCCCGCCAGCCCAACATGTATTTTTAGAAGCACAGGAAGTACGAAGCAGCCAAAATACACTGACCTATGAAGCCATTATCAATAAGCTCGAATCCTTAAATGTCATACACGGCTTCCATCATCAGGAAATGATGAAAGCGATAGAAACAGATAAGCCTGGAAGCTTTGTCGTTGCCAAGGGAATTGAATCGATTGAAGGGCAGAATGGCTATCTGGAAGTGATTTCTGCTTTTGAAGATAAAGAGAATGGTCCGAAAAAACGAGCCAATGGGACGGTTGATTTCAGGGAAATCCGCTCGGTTCCAAGCGTCTCACAAGGACAGGTAATCGCCCTTGTACATCCGCCAATCCCCGGCATTCCAGGCAAAACCGTGACCAATAAACCGCTGCCTGCCAAACAGACATTTCCACTTGTCATCCAGACGGGAAAAGGCGTCATGCTCGTTGAAACCGATGGGGTCGGAAAATTGGTGGCTTCTGAATCCGGCCGCCCATATTTAGAAAAATCAGGACAGCTCGTTAAAATCTCTATCATGCAAAAGATGGTCTATTCAGGAGACGTCACGATTGAATCAGGGAATATCCGATTCAACGGAGATGTTGATATCCTTGGGAATGTGGAAAATTCCATGCTTGTTGAAGCTGATGGGGTGATTCAGATCAGTGAAAATGTGAACATGGCTACCATCATTTCAAAAAGTTCCGTCCTTATCAGCCGTAATGTGATTGGAAGCACAATCAGTGCAGGGAAAGACAATATGTACATTTCCGAATTGGTCTATATTTTAGACGCTGTGGAACAAAATGTAGGTAAATTGATCCAATCCATCGATCAGCTCAGAAAAGTTCCAGCCTGGAAGCTTAGCGACTATGAAAAAAATGGACTTCTGCCGCTACTCAAACTCTTGATGGAAAAGAAATTCAGTACACTGAAAGGATTGATCCAGCAATTCCTCGAAATAGCAGAAAAAGGCGACCAATGGATTTCAACGGACTGGAAGGACATGTCGGAAGACTTAAGGATGTGTTTCCTTTCTTCCATCCCGAATAAATGGCACTCGTTTGATGCGCTCCATACACTCCTGCATGACCTTGGCGTCTTGCATGACCAATATAAAATAGCAGATGAGACTGGGAGCGCAGTAGAGCTGCTGTATTCCCTTAACAGCAATATTTTTTCAAGCGGCGATGTGATGGTATTCGGACAGGGCTGCTATAATTCAAAAGTTCATGCGGGAGGCACCGTGAGAATCAACGGCGTTCTGAGAGGCGGAGACGTCTTTGCACGAGAAGGGGTTTTCGTTAAAGAAGCCGGATCTGTTTCCGGAGTCGGGACAAGAATAGTGGTCCCGCAAGGAAAGACCATTTCTATGAATCTGGCAAGGGAAGGGACCGTGATCCAAATCGGAAAGGTCTGTCACAAGTTCAGCCAAGATGTGACGCATTTTTCCGCTTATGTGGATGAAAACGGACGGATTGGCTTTCATTCGACTGGAAGGGAGAGTAAACTGCATGTTCAAATATGA
- a CDS encoding EAL domain-containing protein, whose protein sequence is MQSSVEKIIHSGSVEHYFQPIWRIAHWKVYGYEGLLRFGSGNRINPEELFDEARSEGLLYEFDTLSFVKAIEQFPFMDFDQQLLFLNVYPSTILHPDFIELLIRLIEKHPELPGRVVLEMNETIEEEYAWNDPDLPQKLDVIKKFGFLIALDDVGKGAATFQKMIDFKPTFVKLDRYFSEGLAYSKEKQETISMLSQYLDPQMTFILEGVEQDVDLAQAKMLNVPIVQGYLLGEPQKLETGLKEKIFII, encoded by the coding sequence ATGCAATCAAGTGTGGAAAAAATCATTCATAGTGGGAGTGTGGAACACTATTTTCAGCCAATCTGGCGTATTGCTCATTGGAAGGTCTACGGGTATGAGGGATTATTGAGATTTGGCAGCGGAAACCGGATCAATCCGGAAGAGCTATTTGATGAAGCGCGTTCAGAAGGTCTTCTTTATGAATTTGATACTTTGTCATTTGTAAAAGCAATTGAACAATTTCCATTCATGGACTTCGATCAGCAGCTGCTATTTCTCAATGTTTATCCTTCTACAATCCTACATCCGGATTTTATCGAATTATTGATCAGGCTTATTGAAAAGCATCCGGAATTGCCGGGGCGGGTAGTGCTGGAAATGAACGAAACGATTGAAGAAGAATACGCTTGGAACGACCCGGATCTCCCTCAAAAGCTGGATGTCATCAAGAAATTCGGTTTCCTTATTGCTCTTGACGATGTCGGAAAAGGAGCGGCCACATTTCAAAAGATGATTGATTTTAAACCCACATTTGTCAAACTGGACCGTTATTTTTCAGAAGGCCTTGCTTATTCAAAAGAAAAGCAGGAAACGATTTCTATGCTGTCGCAATACCTGGACCCGCAGATGACATTCATCCTCGAGGGCGTTGAACAGGATGTGGACTTAGCTCAAGCCAAAATGCTGAATGTCCCTATAGTGCAAGGCTATCTCCTTGGTGAACCGCAAAAGCTGGAAACAGGATTAAAGGAAAAGATCTTCATAATATAA
- a CDS encoding response regulator, with amino-acid sequence MLKTILLAEESNFFRNFVKSKLANTPYRVAAEAVNGHTAVLEYQQCQPDIVLLDNTMEFFNGLYALRQILHMNPEAKIIMCSAIGKKQLMDQAKEFGAKYFIGKPHFEGLIPLLNRLTD; translated from the coding sequence ATGTTGAAGACCATTTTATTGGCGGAGGAATCTAATTTTTTTCGTAATTTTGTGAAGTCTAAATTGGCGAATACGCCATATCGAGTAGCAGCAGAAGCTGTCAATGGCCATACTGCGGTTTTAGAATACCAGCAATGTCAACCAGATATTGTCTTGCTTGACAACACGATGGAATTTTTTAATGGCCTCTATGCATTGAGGCAGATCCTGCACATGAATCCTGAAGCCAAGATCATCATGTGTTCAGCCATCGGAAAGAAGCAATTGATGGATCAAGCAAAAGAATTTGGCGCGAAATACTTTATTGGAAAGCCCCATTTTGAAGGGCTCATTCCATTGTTGAATAGATTGACAGACTAA
- the sda gene encoding sporulation histidine kinase inhibitor Sda, with protein MDSLRFLNDKELVEAYKKACKFSLSHEFIEILREELLERNRGPRDVQNELEASEKSIT; from the coding sequence ATGGATTCGCTGCGATTTTTAAATGACAAAGAGCTGGTAGAAGCCTACAAGAAAGCATGCAAATTTTCCTTATCCCATGAATTTATTGAGATTTTGAGAGAAGAACTGCTCGAAAGAAACAGGGGTCCCAGGGATGTACAAAATGAACTGGAGGCTAGTGAAAAATCAATAACGTAG
- a CDS encoding PilZ domain-containing protein — MRYQREEAFRYVFPKPLDAHFTIIEINGRPVSSSEGGAKLIDLSPSGMKLSTALHIPVSQSQKVKLSIRFSINDHEYTIISEMVWEEPHAGAYYYGVHFLADEPLQQEIISELKQYARTVRND, encoded by the coding sequence ATGAGATACCAAAGGGAAGAAGCCTTCCGTTATGTGTTTCCTAAGCCGCTCGATGCTCATTTTACGATCATAGAAATCAATGGTCGTCCCGTTTCTTCATCCGAAGGGGGAGCTAAATTGATAGATTTAAGCCCCAGCGGCATGAAACTCTCAACTGCTCTTCATATTCCAGTGTCACAAAGTCAAAAGGTCAAGCTCAGCATCCGTTTTTCAATAAATGACCATGAATATACAATCATTTCGGAAATGGTGTGGGAAGAACCCCATGCAGGTGCATATTATTATGGAGTTCATTTTCTCGCTGACGAACCATTGCAGCAAGAGATCATTAGTGAATTGAAGCAATATGCGAGGACAGTGCGTAATGATTAA